GAACTCTACAGAAAATGGAGTCCCAATACCACAATGCAAAACCGAAAGAACGAGCAACTTGGGAGAGGGGAGGAGTGGATACCACCGATAAAAGGCGAGCTGAAATTGAATGCGGATGGGTCTTGGAGTTGCGCCTCAAAACAGGGCGCGGTTGCAGGGATTTGCAGAGACCATCACGGGCGTCTTGTGGATGGATTCACCAAGAAAATCCTCGCACCATCTGCCCTTGTCGTAGAAACCCTAGCTCTAAAGGAAGGGCTGCACTTCGTGGAGGAGACACGCACGAGTGCCCTTCAGTTCAACGAACAGGGGAGACCAACTAAAGTATTTCCTGTTCAGATCATCACAGACAACTCAACAGCAGCAGAAGCTATCCTGGGCTGGGCCGAAATACCTTGGGCTGTTCAATCGGTGGTGGCAGAGTGTAAACAAAAGTTGGGTTCATTAGCTGCAGTGTCCATGGGCTTCAATCCGCGAGAAACGAACCGGGCAGCGGATTGGATCGTGAAGGTGTGCCGCGATGATTCCCTTGCGCCGAACCGGTTGTCTTATCCTCCTCACTGTCTTACGTCTATCTTGTGTTTGGGCTTGGGTAAAAGTCCTTGTTTTGTTCCCAGGACGTAATGAAAGAAAcctcttttgaccaaaaaaaaaaaaaaaagtcactgaAATTATCTATCTGATTTGCCGGCCATTTGGTTTTAATTTTAGTCAATGTCagtcttataaaaaaaatgtccttCTCTGGTGATTATATGATGCATTTGTCATGGACAAAGCCATTCACATGCAATGTAGTGCATCGTGGTAGAATTTTCTTATGTCCTGAAAGCCATCCTGGGATATCATCCTGTGCAGGGTAACAAAAGAATGCTGCTAGGATTAGCGATGGCAATAGCGACCCAAAATCAGTGCTCTTCCGACTAATCATTGGAGCCGCGCCAAATCATCTAGGGTGGGTTGATCACGTGATCATCATGCTTTAAGCATGTCGCTTTTAGATATCGCTATTTAAGATCAATTGATTAGGTTGAATTAAATTTCAATCAGccatagattaaaaattaagagtTCACGCCTTCTTGTCGACTAATGATTCTAAGAAATTAGGCTGCAAGCCATCCATCTTGAGTACCATCCATTATTAAAGATCATTATACACTAATCTTCCTTGATTATTCTAACTATTCTGTCATTAAGAAAACAGAGCaattctgaaattttgtaaatcaaAATCCATCCAAGATTTGGATTGACCGAATCGACTCTCAGATGAATCTCCGGGGCTATCATAAAATTTGGTGCCTTTGCTCAGACGTGTTGGCCTCTCCCATTTCGTGTTCGCAAAGAGCCCTTCACCTTCCTCAATCCTCAGTACCGAAGCTCCTACATCAGTTCATGACGTTCATCGCTTATATCTTTAAATACATCCCTATTTTGGATCGTCTTCTTCTCACAATAACTGTTTTCCACATGCGCATATAGGCCTAATTGATACTTCACTGAACCTATCTTTATGAAAAGAGTGTATTCCGACCATCAGACTGCATAAGAACTTTGCATTGCCAgaaatatttggaaaatgggAAGAAGGAACTTCATCCGCCACATCTGTCGGACAACATTGCCTGAATTAGAtgtaaaaataagtaaaaatcgTTGGTAGCATTATAGAGTGGCTATAGCGGCAGAAGCAATGAGAGGGAACTTCTTGTGAATGGTTAGACCAGTGGACTCGGTCATGTCCAGCTGCCCCACGCCATCAGGCAATCTCCAATCGAACTTGTGCAAGAGATTGGCCAAAACAAGCTCATCCACAACAATGGCGAATGCGATTCCCGGACAGCCTCTCCGCCCTGCTCCGAATGGAATGAGCTCAAAGTCATGTCCCTGGAAATTGATGGATGAGTTCAAGAACCTCTCCGGACGGAACTCGTCTGGCGAGTCCCACAGCGAAGGGTCTCTCCCGATGGCCCAAGCATTGACAATCACTCGCGTCCTTGCCGCGACGTCATAGCCCGTCACTTTGGTGTCTTGGGTTGACTCTCGGGGGATTAGTAGTGGGATCGGAGGATGCGATCGGAGGGTTTCCTTGATCACGGCTTTCAAGTAGCACATTTGGTCCAGGTCTTCCTCGGTTATGCTCGACTTGTGACCGGCAATCCTTCTGACCTCGGCTTGTGCTTGTCGCATTGCATTTGGATGTCTGAGAAGCTCGGTCATTGCCCACTCTAGGGCAGTGTATGTAGTGTCTGTTCCCGCTGCAAATGCATCCTGCAATTATAACAATGTTGTCGGCATGACTATCGTACGCCTGCTCGAAAGTATTCTTGCCTGATGATTAACCTTGTTGCCAACATTGGGGGACTAACATTAAGATGAAATTACAATTGGCCTATCAATCCAAAGTGCCCAAAATAGTGCTCCTTGACCAAAAGGAGAAAGCTCAATCAGAGAAGGAGAGTGCTAGGATCTAGACTATACAATACTCTGTTCATTTTAGTCTGTCTCTACCTACATGATCAGTACCATCACGTAGCAATCTAGAGTGATTCCACGTTATTTCATAGGCTAATTAAAGTGCAACTTTTGCCAAAAACTTGAGTGCAAATTGCTAAAATGACATCGACTGACATTGCATGCTCACAACTGAAAGAGGTATTAAACCGTCCGTTTGGGCTTAACTCCcccaaaaaatctaaattttaggtgaaatctcaattcTGCCCAAACTTatttaagtttaaaaaaaaaaaatcatagattttCACTATACTCCCAAATTCACTCCCACAACACTCTCACTTTTGCACGGAATAACAGTAGCCTCATGATATTGATAATTTGGAAGAACTCGGTGGCTATTTTTGGATGCGAGAGCAGATTTAaaactagaaagaaaaatataatttttattaggaAAAATGTTATGGATAAAATCAGAATTGGACttaaaaagtttggagtttttaaggGAATTAAGCATCATCTTTTTGCAAGAGATGTGTGCTAAactaacaaattaaaaaacatGCCGAGACAAAAGTCTATAATGGACAGAGTGATCTGAAACATTAGAAGAGATCGTGGCCACATATCGATGGTTCATATAGCTCCGCGCACCGTAGAATGATTCTAGGAATAATGATTagccaaataaacaaaaagggCCGTGCAAGAACTTGCGTACCAAGATGAGAGCTTTGATGGTAATTTTATCAATGGAAAAACCGACGGAGCTATCCTTCTGGATAGAAAGCAAGATATCCACAAAATCTTCTTTGCCTTCTTGTACGTCGACGCCGCCCTCGCAGTTCATCCTCTTCTCAACATGCTCTTCCACAACTTCATCCAAGAAACCATCAAGCTCTTTAGCCACCTTGTCCAGCCGCTCATCCAAACCGCTCACTCGATCCACCCATGCAAGCCAAGGAATATAATCCCCGAAGCTGAGAGCTCCCAACAACTCCACAAATTCCATGAGTATCGCCTTGAACCTCTTCCCACCATACTTCCTCCCCAAAGCCACCCTGCACACCACGTCGTTGGTTAGCGCTGCGAACCTCTCGCCCAAATTCACGGTTGTCGGCGATGCGGAAGAAAGCAAGCCCTCGATGTCGGCGATCAGGTTGGCCACCTCTTCCTCCCGGACCAGGCGAAACGACTGGACCCTCTTGTTGCTCAGGAGTTGCAATACGAAGACGCTCTTCATCTGCCTCCAGTACTCGCCGTATGGCGCCATCGACACGTCCTTGTAGTCGTACACAAGCTTTTCGAAGATCTTCGACTTTGGCCGGTTGGCAAAGATGAGGTCGTGGGTCTTCATGATCTCGCGGGCGGCATCCGCTGACGAGACCACAAGCACCGGCACACGGCCGAGTCGGAGGAGCATGAGAGGGCCATGTTTACGGGACAAGTTTGCAAGTGAGGAGTGAGGGCGCGAGCCGATCTGGTGGAGGTTTCCGAGGATGGGAAGCCTTGGTGGCGAAGGTGGTgggtggtggtgtttttgggTGGTGGAAGGTGAAAGCAACCATTTGAAGAGGAGCAAGATGCAGAAGGTAAATGGTATTAAAAGGGGATAAAGATATTGCCTGAGAAGTGCACTTGACATCATTTTCTTCTATCAGAACCCCAGATACAACTTGCTTCCTCCTGCGTCTGGTTCTTTTTGTAGTGAGTAGGAGCAGGCGTTGAGGAACCTTTACACGCTATCCATCCAAAACGAAAGTCACGAGATGTCATTCAAGAATGCATTAGTATCGAAATGGGATGTGCGGTAAAATGGAATACCAGTCCAACTTCTTCGCTTGCACCATACATTGGCCTCAACAATTTGGACACGGGAACTGAGTTGCTCCGAATCAAACATGTATGTGCGGCTAAGGGTGAGTACTGAAACTGAACCGAATTAGAGCAAATCGACCGGTTCTGGACCGGTTCTGGACAGCTCCCCATTCCTAAAACTTGGA
The nucleotide sequence above comes from Eucalyptus grandis isolate ANBG69807.140 chromosome 2, ASM1654582v1, whole genome shotgun sequence. Encoded proteins:
- the LOC104430970 gene encoding uncharacterized protein LOC104430970 — translated: MQNRKNEQLGRGEEWIPPIKGELKLNADGSWSCASKQGAVAGICRDHHGRLVDGFTKKILAPSALVVETLALKEGLHFVEETRTSALQFNEQGRPTKVFPVQIITDNSTAAEAILGWAEIPWAVQSVVAECKQKLGSLAAVSMGFNPRETNRAADWIVKGNKRMLLGLAMAIATQNQCSSD
- the LOC104417570 gene encoding cytochrome P450 736A117, producing the protein MMSSALLRQYLYPLLIPFTFCILLLFKWLLSPSTTQKHHHPPPSPPRLPILGNLHQIGSRPHSSLANLSRKHGPLMLLRLGRVPVLVVSSADAAREIMKTHDLIFANRPKSKIFEKLVYDYKDVSMAPYGEYWRQMKSVFVLQLLSNKRVQSFRLVREEEVANLIADIEGLLSSASPTTVNLGERFAALTNDVVCRVALGRKYGGKRFKAILMEFVELLGALSFGDYIPWLAWVDRVSGLDERLDKVAKELDGFLDEVVEEHVEKRMNCEGGVDVQEGKEDFVDILLSIQKDSSVGFSIDKITIKALILDAFAAGTDTTYTALEWAMTELLRHPNAMRQAQAEVRRIAGHKSSITEEDLDQMCYLKAVIKETLRSHPPIPLLIPRESTQDTKVTGYDVAARTRVIVNAWAIGRDPSLWDSPDEFRPERFLNSSINFQGHDFELIPFGAGRRGCPGIAFAIVVDELVLANLLHKFDWRLPDGVGQLDMTESTGLTIHKKFPLIASAAIATL